A window from Streptomyces sp. NBC_00271 encodes these proteins:
- the pyrR gene encoding bifunctional pyr operon transcriptional regulator/uracil phosphoribosyltransferase PyrR, protein MDTEQDKQQYEADARPVLEAPDIARVLTRIAHEIVERAKGADDVVLLGIPTRGVFLARRLADKLEEITDRKIPVGSLDITMYRDDLRMHPPRALARTEIPGDGIDGRLVVLVDDVLFSGRTIRAALDALNDIGRPRAVQLAVLVDRGHRELPIRADYVGKNLPTSLRETVKVQLAEEDGRDTVLLGAKRTSPGAPH, encoded by the coding sequence ATGGACACCGAGCAGGACAAACAGCAGTACGAAGCCGATGCGCGGCCCGTTCTGGAAGCCCCCGACATCGCGCGGGTGCTGACCCGCATCGCCCACGAGATCGTCGAACGCGCCAAGGGTGCCGACGACGTGGTGCTCCTCGGCATCCCGACCCGGGGCGTCTTCCTGGCCCGCAGACTGGCCGACAAGCTCGAAGAGATCACCGATCGCAAGATCCCGGTCGGCTCGCTCGACATCACCATGTACCGCGACGACCTGCGCATGCACCCGCCGCGTGCGCTGGCCCGCACCGAGATCCCCGGTGACGGCATCGACGGCCGCCTCGTCGTCCTCGTCGACGACGTGCTCTTCTCCGGCCGCACCATCCGCGCCGCGCTCGACGCGCTGAACGACATCGGCCGGCCGCGCGCCGTGCAGCTCGCGGTCCTCGTCGACCGCGGCCACCGCGAACTGCCCATCCGCGCCGACTACGTCGGCAAGAACCTCCCCACGTCGTTGCGGGAGACGGTCAAGGTCCAGCTCGCCGAGGAGGACGGTCGCGACACCGTGCTGCTCGGTGCGAAGCGGACCTCCCCGGGCGCACCGCACTAG
- the bldD gene encoding transcriptional regulator BldD, with product MSSEYAKQLGAKLRAIRTQQGLSLHGVEEKSQGRWKAVVVGSYERGDRAVTVQRLAELADFYGVPVQELLPGTTPGGAAEPPPKLVLDLERLAHVPAEKAGPLQRYAATIQSQRGDYNGKVLSIRQDDLRTLAVIYDQSPSVLTEQLISWGVLDADARRAVSHDEG from the coding sequence ATGTCCAGCGAATACGCCAAACAGCTCGGGGCCAAGCTCCGGGCCATCCGCACCCAGCAGGGCCTTTCCCTCCACGGAGTCGAGGAGAAGTCACAGGGACGCTGGAAGGCGGTCGTGGTCGGGTCGTACGAGCGCGGCGACCGCGCCGTCACCGTGCAGCGCCTCGCCGAGCTGGCGGATTTCTACGGGGTTCCCGTGCAGGAGCTGCTGCCCGGCACCACCCCTGGCGGGGCCGCCGAGCCGCCGCCGAAGCTCGTCCTCGACCTGGAGCGGCTGGCCCACGTGCCGGCCGAGAAGGCGGGTCCGCTGCAGCGTTACGCCGCGACGATCCAGTCCCAGCGCGGTGACTACAACGGCAAGGTGCTGTCGATCCGCCAGGACGACCTGCGCACCCTCGCCGTCATCTACGACCAGTCGCCCTCGGTCCTCACCGAGCAGCTGATCAGCTGGGGCGTGCTGGACGCGGACGCGCGCCGCGCCGTCTCCCACGACGAGGGCTGA